From the genome of Malus domestica chromosome 04, GDT2T_hap1, one region includes:
- the LOC103433867 gene encoding protein SEMI-ROLLED LEAF 2 codes for MGLISRKLFPACESMCICCPAMRSRSRQPVKRYKKLLAEIFPKAPDGPPNERKIVKLCEYAAKNPFRIPKIAKYLEDRCYKELRLGHIKFINIVADTYNKLLCLCKEQMACFAVSLVSVVTELLDNSKQDTVRILGCQTLTNFIYSQTDCTYTHTIESLVHKVCKLARQSGEDQQSLRASSLQCLSAMVKFMAEFSYIFVDFDEIIHVTLDNYEPDTHNEDDERGQLHHNWVDEVVRSESRVGVVGDDASPRFKIIRPRPEKKDPALLTREEIETPKVWAQICIQRMIELSKESTTMRRVLDPMFVYFDSGHHWVPRQGLAMLVLSDMSYFMEASGNQQLILTYVIRHLDHKNISQDPQLKSSVIQVASALASQIRSGAVLAEIGFVSDLCRHLRKSLQATAESVGEQESNINIMLQNSIEDCLLEISRGIGNVRPLFDMMAITLENLPSGIVARATLGSLMIVAHMISLALISSRTQQVFPESLLVQLLKVMVHPDVEVRVGAHQIFSILLIPTSNQPRHESSSLQSGFGYQSRGWQSNTASTFASITARLEKLRKEKDGPKAEKHGTSTACDDFRDRETAEEVWKQGCNRKNSPNVYKISSIIDRTAGTVSLTEPDPYVMKFNEDQISHLLSALWIQTNLLDNLPSNIEAIAHSFTLVLISSHLKNPTDNLMVRFFQLLLSLRNVSLDSNNGMLPPACQRSMLVLSIGMLMFAAKIYHIPLLKSFIPYDIQVDPYLGISDDLQIYVKPDADVSKYGSVTDNEMASSLLSDLRNKIYESDNIMMEILVQFLSKVCEMKAEDVANQLSESFTPDDAFMFGPQSMLDCDQNQMPVHSKESSFDGEFPTNSSVEDDVTSEASVADLSRFIPRVPTSSSIPPHVISIGQLIESAFEVAGQVAGTAVSTSPLPYNTMASQCEALGTGTRKKLSNWLAHENHQSSVRDRLFPAFPADGRAALQKITSDIGPAHGAASAQDPWLAMRLPPASPFDNFLKAAGC; via the exons ATGGGGCTCATCTCTAGAAAGCTGTTCCCGGCGTGTGAAAGCATGTGCATATGCTGCCCTGCTATGAGGTCGAGATCTAGACAACCTGTTAAGCGTTACAAAAAGCTGCTTGCGGAAATCTTTCCCAAGGCTCCT GATGGCCCTCCCaatgaaagaaaaattgttAAGTTATGTGAATATGCTGCCAAAAACCCTTTTCGAATCCCAAAG ATTGCTAAATATCTTGAAGATAGGTGCTACAAAGAGCTTAGACTGGGGCACATCAAATTCATCAATATTGTTGCAGACACTTACAACAAGTTGCTTTGCCTGTGTAAGGAGCAGAT GGCATGTTTTGCAGTCAGTCTGGTGAGTGTGGTTACTGAGCTCCTGGACAACTCTAAGCAAGATACTGTGCGCATACTTGGATGCCAAACTCTAACTAATTTCATCTATAGTCAG ACAGACTGCACTTACACGCATACCATTGAGAGTTTGGTTCACAAAGTATGTAAGCTTGCACGTCAAAGTGGTGAAGATCAACAAAGCTTGAGAGCATCAAGTTTGCAGTGCCTTTCAGCCATG GTGAAATTCATGGCagaattttcatatatttttgttgattttgatgag ATTATTCATGTCACCTTGGATAACTATGAGCCAGATACACATAATGAAGATGATGAGAGAGGGCAGCTACATCATAATTGGGTGGATGAAGTGGTTCGAAGTGAAAGCAGAGTTGGTGTAGTTGGTGATGATGCTAGTCCTAGGTTCAAGATCATCAGGCCGCGACCAGAAAAGAAGGATCCTGCTCTTCTGACAAG AGAAGAGATTGAAACACCAAAAGTGTGGGCTCAAATTTGTATTCAGAGAATGATAGAGTTATCCAAGGAGAGCACAACGATGCGCCGAGTATTGGATCCAATGTTTGTCTACTTTGATTCTGGGCACCACTGGGTTCCTCGGCAAGGGTTGGCCATGCTGGTTTTGTCTGATATGTCATACTTTATGGAGGCTTCAG GGAATCAACAGTTGATTTTAACCTATGTGATCCGTCATCTTGACCACAAAAACATTTCACAAGATCCACAACTCAAATCTTCTGTCATTCAAGTTGCTAGTGCTTTGGCTAGCCAGATTCGATCTGGTGCAGTGTTGGCAGAAATTGGATTTGTCTCTGACCTATGTAGGCATTTGAGGAAGAGTCTTCAAGCCACTGCTGAATCAGTTGGAGAGCAAGAATCAAACATTAATATCATGCTACAAAATTCCATTGAAGACTGCTTACTAGAAATTTCGAGAGGC ATTGGCAATGTTCGGCCACTATTTGACATGATGGCGATAACTCTGGAGAATCTGCCATCTGGAATTGTTGCTAGGGCAACACTTGGATCTTTAATGATTGTTGCTCATATGATCTCATTAGCGTTGATCTCTTCACGTACACAGCAG GTGTTTCCTGAGTCCCTTCTTGTCCAACTTCTGAAAGTCATGGTGCATCCAGATGTTGAGGTTCGTGTTGGAGCACACCAGATATTTTCTATTCTTCTCATTCCAACTTCTAACCAGCCCCGGCACGAATCTTCATCTTTACAATCTGGTTTTGGATACCAATCAAGAGGATGGCAGTCGAATACAGCATCTACCTTTGCATCAATCACAGCAAGACTTGAAAAGCTGAGGAAGGAAAAAGATGGCCCCAAAGCCGAAAAGCACGGGACCAGTACTGCTTGTGATGATTTTAGAGATAGAGAGACTGCTGAAGAAGTCTGGAAGCAGGGGTGTAACCGAAAAAATTCCCCTAATGTTTACAAAATTAGCTCAATTATTGACAGGACGGCTGGAACAGTCAGCTTAACAGAGCCG GATCCGTATGTTATGAAGTTTAATGAGGATCAAATATCACACTTGCTGTCTGCTCTTTGGATACAAACAAATCTCTTGGATAATTTGCCTTCAAATATTGAGGCTATAGCTCATTCTTTTACTTTAGTGCTTATCTCTTCACATTTGAAG AATCCAACTGACAACCTTATGGTTCGCTTCTTTCAACTTCTGCTGTCTCTGAGGAATGTATCCCTTGATTCTAACAATG GGATGTTGCCTCCAGCATGTCAAAGATCTATGCTTGTACTCTCGATTGGCATGTTGATGTTTGCGGCTAAGATCTATCACATTCCTCTTCTCAAGTCATTTATACCGTATGAT ATTCAGGTTGATCCATATTTAGGCATCAGTGACGATCTTCAAATTTATGTAAAGCCTGATGCAGATGTTAGTAAATATGGATCTGTTACTGATAACGAGATGGCTTCATCGTTACTATCTGATTTGCGGAACAAAATATACGAATCAGATAATATCATGATGGAAATCTTAGTTCAGTTTCTATCAAAGGTTTGTGAG atgaaggcagAAGATGTGGCGAACCAACTTTCAGAGTCATTCACACCTGATGATGCATTCATGTTTGGCCCACAGTCAATGCTTGACTGTGACCAAAATCAAATGCCAGTCCATTCGAAGGAATCATCATTTGATGGG GAATTTCCAACAAATTCATCAGTGGAGGATGATGTGACAAGTGAAGCATCTGTTGCTGACCTCTCACGTTTCATTCCCAGAGTACCTACATCCTCCTCTATACCGCCCCATGTTATCAGCATTGGACAGCTGATAGAGTCG GCATTTGAGGTAGCTGGTCAAGTAGCAGGGACAGCTGTCTCTACATCACCTCTCCCCTACAACACCATGGCAAGCCAGTGCGAAGCCCTTGGCACAGGGACAAGGAAGAAACTCTCCAACTGGTTGGCCCATGAAAATCATCAGAGCAGTGTTCGTGACAGATTGTTTCCAGCATTTCCTGCAGATGGACGCGCAGCACTCCAGAAG ATAACGAGTGACATTGGGCCTGCTCATGGAGCTGCATCGGCACAGGATCCCTGGTTGGCTATGAGGCTGCCTCCTGCTAGTCCCTTTGACAACTTCCTCAAGGCAGCTGGGTGTTAG